In one Paraburkholderia azotifigens genomic region, the following are encoded:
- a CDS encoding isoaspartyl peptidase/L-asparaginase family protein, which produces MTTNAVIAIHGGAGTIVRASMAPDAEARYHAELRAVLVAAQRVLADGGSALDAVTQAVRLLEDCPLFNAGHGAVFTSAGTHELDASIMDGRTLEAGAVSCVKRVRNPIVAARHVLEYSEHVMFTAEGAEAFAQAQGLEFVDPSYFHTDARYRQWQLAREQHRAMLDHDGATLAAAQSADTLPHEPIDPNRKFGTVGAVAVDLYGHVAAATSTGGITNKQIGRVGDAPLIGAGCYADDATCAVSTTGSGEMFMRMVAAYDVAAQMAYRGVPLEEAANDVVMNRLPRIDGRGGLIAVDAHGNVVLPFNTEGMYRGYARVGETPVTAIYR; this is translated from the coding sequence ATGACCACCAACGCGGTAATCGCAATTCACGGTGGCGCGGGCACGATCGTGCGCGCGTCGATGGCCCCCGATGCGGAAGCCCGCTATCACGCCGAATTGCGCGCCGTGCTCGTCGCCGCGCAGCGCGTGCTCGCCGACGGCGGCAGCGCGCTCGACGCCGTCACGCAAGCCGTGCGGCTGCTCGAAGACTGTCCGCTGTTCAACGCCGGGCACGGCGCGGTGTTCACGTCGGCGGGCACGCACGAACTCGATGCGTCGATCATGGACGGCCGCACGCTCGAAGCGGGCGCCGTGTCGTGCGTGAAGCGCGTGCGCAATCCGATCGTCGCCGCACGCCATGTGCTCGAATACAGCGAGCACGTGATGTTCACCGCAGAAGGCGCCGAAGCGTTCGCGCAGGCACAGGGCCTCGAATTCGTCGATCCGTCGTATTTCCATACCGACGCGCGGTATCGTCAGTGGCAGCTTGCGCGCGAGCAGCATCGCGCGATGCTCGATCACGACGGCGCGACGCTCGCGGCCGCTCAATCAGCCGACACGCTGCCTCACGAGCCCATCGATCCGAACAGGAAGTTCGGCACGGTCGGCGCGGTCGCCGTGGATCTGTACGGCCACGTCGCAGCCGCGACGTCGACGGGCGGCATCACGAACAAGCAGATCGGCCGCGTCGGCGACGCGCCGCTGATCGGCGCGGGCTGCTATGCCGACGACGCCACCTGCGCCGTATCCACCACCGGTTCCGGCGAAATGTTCATGCGCATGGTCGCCGCTTACGACGTCGCCGCGCAGATGGCCTATCGCGGCGTGCCGCTCGAAGAAGCCGCGAACGATGTCGTGATGAACCGCTTGCCGCGCATCGACGGACGCGGCGGCCTGATCGCCGTCGACGCGCACGGCAACGTCGTGCTGCCGTTCAACACCGAGGGCATGTACCGCGGCTATGCGCGCGTCGGCGAAACGCCCGTCACAGCGATCTATCGATAA
- a CDS encoding MurR/RpiR family transcriptional regulator, with protein sequence MSRHRSTSPAAAEPAIAARITAAMPILTPVHRRMGEFVLANQFRAATMRIDELATAVGASIATANRFARALGFDGYPAFREALVRGFEATLAPVERLRSAQESQTNGDELFSASLEQAAANLSTTRGAIDGAAAEVAVEAIIAARRVFIIGCGASAFLASLMEHNLLPYHDNVQSLALIGGPTHAARRLFNAGKGDLVIAIAFPRYVDDTIELARRAASLGADVLALTDSPASPLAALATRSLFIRAERRLAATSEATVLAVIEALCDAVAFRAKRSAQAAANMTEFVLPWLTDTASLPAQSKTATRPTPHHAKKKQ encoded by the coding sequence ATGTCCCGCCACCGCTCCACTTCACCCGCTGCCGCCGAGCCCGCCATCGCCGCGCGCATCACGGCCGCGATGCCGATCCTCACGCCCGTCCACCGGCGCATGGGCGAGTTCGTGCTGGCCAACCAGTTCCGCGCCGCGACCATGCGTATCGACGAACTGGCGACGGCAGTCGGCGCCTCCATCGCGACGGCAAACCGCTTCGCGCGCGCCCTCGGCTTTGACGGCTACCCCGCGTTCCGCGAAGCGCTCGTGCGCGGCTTCGAAGCGACACTCGCGCCTGTCGAGCGTCTGCGTTCCGCGCAGGAATCGCAGACGAACGGCGACGAACTGTTCAGCGCGTCGCTCGAACAGGCCGCGGCCAATCTCAGTACGACACGCGGCGCAATCGACGGCGCGGCCGCCGAAGTCGCCGTGGAAGCGATCATCGCCGCGCGGCGCGTGTTCATCATCGGCTGCGGCGCGAGCGCGTTTCTCGCGAGCCTGATGGAGCACAACCTGCTGCCGTATCACGACAACGTGCAGTCGCTCGCGCTGATCGGCGGGCCGACGCACGCGGCGCGCCGCCTGTTCAACGCGGGCAAGGGCGATCTCGTGATCGCCATCGCCTTCCCGCGCTATGTCGACGACACCATCGAACTCGCGCGCCGCGCCGCCAGTCTCGGCGCGGACGTGCTCGCACTGACGGACAGCCCGGCCTCGCCGCTTGCCGCGCTCGCCACGCGCTCGCTCTTCATTCGCGCGGAACGCCGTCTCGCCGCGACATCGGAGGCGACCGTGCTCGCGGTAATCGAGGCGCTGTGCGACGCCGTCGCATTCCGCGCGAAGCGTTCCGCGCAGGCCGCCGCCAACATGACCGAGTTCGTGTTGCCGTGGCTCACCGACACAGCGTCGTTGCCAGCCCAATCGAAGACCGCCACGCGGCCCACTCCTCACCACGCAAAGAAGAAGCAATGA
- a CDS encoding IclR family transcriptional regulator, whose translation MARENTTGAGRRTAGPQDARTSADEDSARSADIADSADEEPGGGSTYLVPGLERGLRILAEFSAREPVLGAPELSKRIGIPRTTTFRLLQTLEALGFLERANGDRHFRLGVAVLRLGFEYLSSLELTDFGTPILERLRDQTGLSTHLLIRDERDVVFVAKAQTHDPMFSSVKVHVGTRLPAHATVHGQVLMGDLSLMQLRQLYPEPQLERFTDRTPATVDELYERIRETAVQGYALSEASFERGISVVSAPVRDQTGKIVAAMTATVPRSDIGDDERGSLVAKVCGAALDLSARLNYRPSADDPTFMQSRA comes from the coding sequence ATGGCAAGAGAAAACACGACAGGAGCGGGACGCCGGACTGCCGGGCCGCAGGACGCGCGCACATCGGCCGACGAGGACAGCGCACGCAGCGCGGACATCGCGGATTCCGCCGATGAAGAACCGGGCGGCGGCTCGACGTATCTCGTTCCCGGGCTCGAGCGCGGCTTGCGCATTCTTGCGGAGTTTTCGGCGCGCGAACCTGTACTCGGCGCGCCCGAACTGTCGAAGCGCATCGGCATTCCACGCACGACCACTTTCCGTCTGCTGCAAACCCTCGAAGCACTCGGCTTTCTCGAACGCGCGAACGGCGACCGGCACTTTCGGCTCGGCGTCGCCGTGCTGCGGCTCGGCTTCGAGTATCTGAGTTCGCTGGAACTGACCGACTTCGGCACGCCGATCCTCGAACGTTTGCGCGATCAGACTGGCCTGAGCACGCATCTGCTGATACGCGACGAGCGCGATGTCGTGTTCGTCGCCAAGGCGCAAACGCACGACCCCATGTTCAGTTCGGTGAAAGTGCATGTCGGCACGCGGCTGCCCGCGCATGCGACCGTGCATGGCCAGGTGCTGATGGGCGATCTCTCGCTGATGCAACTGCGCCAGCTTTACCCCGAGCCGCAACTCGAACGTTTCACCGACCGCACGCCCGCGACCGTCGACGAACTGTATGAACGCATCCGCGAAACGGCCGTGCAGGGTTATGCCCTCAGCGAGGCATCGTTCGAGCGCGGTATTTCAGTAGTGAGCGCGCCCGTGCGGGATCAAACGGGCAAGATCGTCGCGGCGATGACGGCGACGGTGCCGCGTTCCGATATCGGCGACGACGAGCGCGGCTCGCTCGTCGCCAAGGTGTGCGGCGCGGCGCTGGATCTGTCGGCGCGTCTGAATTACCGGCCGTCGGCGGACGATCCGACTTTCATGCAATCGCGCGCCTGA
- a CDS encoding porin, giving the protein MKRIIAAGVAGLVVTSTAWAQSSVTLYGSLDAGIAYVSNVGGHTKWMEEQGNMQPDRWGLRGVEDLGGGLHAIFQLENGFYTNTGNFAKAGTLFNRQAYVGISSDQFGQITLGHQTPFNFDMLGPLSTGYLAASWFAFHPGNIDELADTGVVPFDNSVKFKSATYAGFTVGAMMGLGNTTNFSTGKTLSFGVNYANGPFKAAAVYSNEHNRTPSIVTTGINTFQNIPAATYSADKVENMGAGLSYQFGKLLVHGLYTRVKLQSNGFSDTYQSWDAGANYQFTPANTLAGGAATTTLAGRRWTQFELGDIYALSKSTQVYVNVLYEHANENAKAAFFTAGVSSGRNQAIVLTGIHHSF; this is encoded by the coding sequence GTGAAACGCATCATCGCTGCCGGCGTGGCAGGACTTGTGGTGACATCGACGGCATGGGCGCAAAGCAGCGTCACGCTGTACGGCAGTCTGGATGCCGGCATTGCGTACGTGAGCAACGTCGGCGGCCATACGAAGTGGATGGAAGAACAGGGCAACATGCAGCCTGACCGCTGGGGCCTGCGCGGCGTGGAAGATCTGGGCGGCGGTCTGCACGCGATCTTCCAGCTGGAGAACGGCTTCTATACGAACACGGGCAACTTCGCGAAGGCGGGCACGCTGTTCAACCGGCAGGCGTACGTCGGCATCAGCTCCGATCAGTTCGGGCAGATCACGCTAGGCCATCAGACACCGTTCAATTTCGACATGCTCGGACCGCTCAGCACCGGTTATCTGGCGGCGAGCTGGTTTGCGTTCCACCCGGGCAACATCGACGAACTGGCGGACACGGGCGTCGTGCCGTTCGACAACTCGGTGAAGTTCAAGTCGGCCACGTATGCAGGCTTTACCGTCGGCGCGATGATGGGCCTCGGCAACACGACGAACTTCTCGACGGGCAAGACGCTTAGCTTCGGCGTGAACTACGCGAACGGTCCGTTCAAGGCAGCTGCCGTGTACTCGAACGAACACAACCGCACGCCTTCGATCGTCACGACGGGCATCAACACGTTCCAGAACATTCCCGCTGCAACCTATTCGGCGGACAAGGTCGAGAACATGGGCGCGGGTCTGTCGTACCAGTTCGGCAAGCTGCTCGTGCACGGTCTGTACACGCGAGTGAAGCTCCAGTCGAACGGATTCTCGGACACGTATCAAAGCTGGGACGCGGGTGCGAACTACCAGTTCACGCCGGCCAATACGCTCGCGGGCGGCGCCGCGACGACGACGCTTGCGGGCCGTCGCTGGACGCAGTTCGAACTCGGCGACATCTATGCGCTGTCGAAAAGCACGCAGGTCTACGTGAACGTGCTCTACGAACACGCGAACGAGAATGCGAAGGCCGCGTTCTTCACGGCGGGTGTATCGAGCGGGCGCAATCAGGCAATCGTGCTGACGGGCATTCACCACTCGTTCTGA
- a CDS encoding non-heme iron oxygenase ferredoxin subunit, with product MSEQWLCAGHAGALSEDSPVEFKLGDGKEIGIYKVGDELYALENVCPHAYALLTQGFIDGDTVECPLHEAVFHIPTGKCLKEPGGRDLKTYSVRLAGEEIQIKVE from the coding sequence ATGAGTGAACAGTGGCTTTGCGCCGGACACGCCGGTGCGCTTTCGGAAGACTCGCCCGTCGAGTTCAAGCTTGGCGACGGCAAAGAGATCGGCATCTACAAGGTGGGCGATGAGCTCTACGCCCTCGAGAACGTCTGCCCGCATGCGTATGCGCTGCTGACGCAAGGCTTTATCGACGGCGACACCGTCGAATGTCCGCTGCACGAAGCCGTTTTCCATATCCCGACCGGCAAGTGTCTGAAAGAGCCGGGCGGCCGCGACCTGAAGACGTACTCCGTGCGCCTCGCGGGTGAAGAAATCCAGATCAAGGTGGAATGA
- a CDS encoding recombinase-like helix-turn-helix domain-containing protein gives MKEAVVNFNPFLKPWLAPQPNNVAGKGVIEKPGETGNMIWQTRKAEPTQYENDFGDALEEVFEAGAAELHEVVAGLNRVGFRTPEGAQWSEERLAAELRLLAE, from the coding sequence ATGAAAGAAGCTGTCGTGAACTTCAATCCCTTTCTGAAGCCGTGGCTCGCGCCGCAGCCGAACAACGTCGCGGGCAAGGGTGTGATCGAAAAGCCGGGCGAAACCGGAAACATGATCTGGCAGACGCGCAAGGCGGAGCCGACGCAGTACGAGAACGACTTCGGCGATGCGCTGGAGGAGGTGTTCGAAGCAGGTGCAGCCGAACTGCACGAAGTGGTGGCCGGGCTGAATCGCGTTGGCTTCCGTACGCCGGAAGGCGCGCAGTGGAGCGAGGAGCGTCTCGCCGCGGAACTGCGACTGCTCGCGGAATAA